AGCGATGCAAGCTCGCGTTTCGAAAAAGGTGTCGATCCGAACCGCGTGATCCCAGCTGCAGAACGTGCCGCGCAATTGCTGGCACAACTTGCAGAAGGCGAAGTGCTCGCAGGCTCGCTCATCTTTGACCAGCTCGATAAACAAGAGCGTACGGTCCAAGTCTCTCCTGACTTTATCAATAGCCGTCTCGGCATGAAAATTCGCTTGGAAGATATGCTCGATATCCTTAGCCGTTTGAAATTCAACACGGAAGCGGCAAATAACCAATTGATCATCGATGTACCGACTCGCCGCCAGGATATCCAAATCGAAGAAGACATCGTGGAAGAAATAGCGCGTCTTTACGGATACGACGAAATTCCGGCAACCTTGCCGCGTACCGATGCGACTTCCGGCGGCTTGAGCCCTTACCAGGCGAAACGCCGCATCGCACGACATTTTCTAGAAGGCGCTGGTTTGTTGCAAGCGACCACATATTCCTTGACCTCAGAATCCGCAGCGACGCAGTTTGCGCTTGAGCCGACAGAAACGACACGCCTGTTAATGCCGATGAGTGAAGAGCGCAGCACCCTGCGCCAAAGTTTACTGCCTCATTTGCTTGAGTCGCTTTCATACAATACAGCACGCCGTACCGATTCGGTCGCTTTGTATGAAACGGGATCGGTGTTCTTAAAAGGGCAGGACGAATTGCTCGATGAACAAGAGCATTTGGCGATTGTCATGACAGGACTTTGGGTTGATCATAGCTGGCAGGGCGAAAAGAAAGTGGTCGACTTTTTCGTAGCCAAAGGCATCGTAGAAGGCTTAGCTGAAAAATTGGGTCTTGAAGTGTCATTCGAACGTGGCGAAATGGATGGCTTGCATCCGGGCAGAACTGCCTTCATTCTACTTGATGGCAAGCGCATTGGCGTCATTGGCGCATTGCACCCATCTGAGCAGAAAAAGCGTGATTTAAAAGAAACCATTGTCGTGGAATTGAATTTGGCGACTTTGCTGACGCGTGAAACAGAGGCGCTTGTCTATACCCAAGTTTCTCGCTATCCGACAATTTCACGAGATGTGGCGTTAGTCTTGTCGAACATCGTGGAAGCGCAGACGATTGAAGGCGTCATCCGCAAAGCGGGCGGCAAGCTATTGAAAGATGTCCGCGTCTTCGATTTATATGAAGGCGATCGGATGGAAGAAGGCAAGAAATCCTTAGCGTTCTCGCTGAAGTACTTCGATCCAGAAAAAACACTGACCGATGAAGAAGTCAACGCAGTGCATGAGAAAATCATTCATGCGCTGACGGAATCAGGAGCAGAACTCCGCTAAAACCAAAAAGCTGTCTTGGACTCATGATGAGTTCAAGACAGCTTTTTTATGTGCGTTTTTTCTTTGATGCCAAGGCTTGTGCTTTTTTTGTGTTGGCAAAATGGGCTTTCGTGATGCTTTTTAGAAATTCTTCCCCGCGCGATAGCAGGATTTTCGCTGCAGCTTCGTCGACGATCGCCCCGGCGCCTTTAGGCAAGGTCACACCAGCCACTGCACTAAGTCGGTCCATTTCTTCAAGGAAGGCGACGCGGGCAATGATGGAGGCGCAGGCAACGGATACATGCAAGTTTTCCGCCTTCGTGGAGAACAACACATTTTCGCGAATAATGTCTTTTTCCTCAGCGATATGCCGGTAGTAGATGCCACGTTCTGCAAATTGGTCAATTAAAATCGCTTGCGGTTTTTCAGGCGCCATCTTCCGCAAGACGTGTTTCAGCGCTTGATTGTGGAGCAATGCTTTCATCTTGCCTTGAGACCAGCCCTGCGCCTGCACTTTATTGTATTTTTCATTGGACAAGGTCAAAACGCTGTGGGGGAATGCTGCTTTCAAATCGGGCGCGATTTTCCGCATATAATCATCCGTCAATTGCTTAGAGTCTTTAACACCGAGTTCCTTGGCGAGTTCTACTTGCCTTGCCGGGACAAAACAGGCGGCAACAGTGATGGGCCCAAAAAAATCGCCTGTTCCGGTTTCATCAGAGCCAAGTACTGAGTGTGTAGCAAAATCGGGTGGCAGTTCATCGCCTTTTGCTTTGGCCGTTTTTTCTTTAATACTGTCGACAGATCCCCATTTGGCCGTTTCGCGTTCGGCGCCAGCGCCTTGGAACATGACTTTGCCGGAGGAATAGACAGTAACCATCGTATCCGGCAATTTGGCGGCAAAACGCGCATGGGGATTCTTCGTGTTTA
This is a stretch of genomic DNA from Planococcus maritimus. It encodes these proteins:
- the pheT gene encoding phenylalanine--tRNA ligase subunit beta is translated as MLVSTKWLKEYVNTQELPPAELGEKITRAGIEVDAVLDRSEGLANLVVGYVTDCVKHPEADKLSICQVDVGGGEIDQIICGAPNIAKGQSVIVARPGAKLPGGMKIKKAKLRGEVSNGMICSLQELGIESKLVPKNYAEGIYVLPEQVAPGTDVLSYLDLDDTVLELGLTPNRADAMSMLGVAYEVGAILEEDVRLPEIDYPEAADRAESMLSLEVDAPEANPLYVAKVVRNIKVKESPLWLQQRLMAAGVRPHNNVVDVTNYVLMEYGQPLHAFDYDSLGSGNITVRQAKEGEKITTLDDTERTLSAHQLVITNGTDPVALAGVMGGANSEVSEETTTVVIESAYFAADSVRRTSKDHNLRSDASSRFEKGVDPNRVIPAAERAAQLLAQLAEGEVLAGSLIFDQLDKQERTVQVSPDFINSRLGMKIRLEDMLDILSRLKFNTEAANNQLIIDVPTRRQDIQIEEDIVEEIARLYGYDEIPATLPRTDATSGGLSPYQAKRRIARHFLEGAGLLQATTYSLTSESAATQFALEPTETTRLLMPMSEERSTLRQSLLPHLLESLSYNTARRTDSVALYETGSVFLKGQDELLDEQEHLAIVMTGLWVDHSWQGEKKVVDFFVAKGIVEGLAEKLGLEVSFERGEMDGLHPGRTAFILLDGKRIGVIGALHPSEQKKRDLKETIVVELNLATLLTRETEALVYTQVSRYPTISRDVALVLSNIVEAQTIEGVIRKAGGKLLKDVRVFDLYEGDRMEEGKKSLAFSLKYFDPEKTLTDEEVNAVHEKIIHALTESGAELR
- the rnhC gene encoding ribonuclease HIII; amino-acid sequence: MANSVLKLPEESLKRLIEHYRNKEINTKNPHARFAAKLPDTMVTVYSSGKVMFQGAGAERETAKWGSVDSIKEKTAKAKGDELPPDFATHSVLGSDETGTGDFFGPITVAACFVPARQVELAKELGVKDSKQLTDDYMRKIAPDLKAAFPHSVLTLSNEKYNKVQAQGWSQGKMKALLHNQALKHVLRKMAPEKPQAILIDQFAERGIYYRHIAEEKDIIRENVLFSTKAENLHVSVACASIIARVAFLEEMDRLSAVAGVTLPKGAGAIVDEAAAKILLSRGEEFLKSITKAHFANTKKAQALASKKKRT